Proteins encoded by one window of Streptomyces sp. ALI-76-A:
- a CDS encoding carbohydrate ABC transporter permease, translated as MRTSTGGRIGQYLALFGYLVFLAFPFLWLVSTAFKTPQELGSPHPTWIPRDPTLANFRQAFDEQPLLRAAGNSLLAALGAALIAVLIATPLAYVMARHRSRLTKAATGWVVVSQAFPLVLVIIPLFLVLKQLRLINSLSGLVMVYVVWALPFALWMLVGYVRAVPAELEEAAAVDGAGRLRTLVSVTAPLLAPGIVATGLFAFITAWNEFFFALVLLKTPEKQTLPVVLTRFIGAEGVADLGPLAAAAFLATLPSLVVFAVIQRRITGGMLAGAVKS; from the coding sequence GTGAGGACCAGCACCGGCGGCCGGATCGGCCAGTACCTCGCCCTGTTCGGGTATCTCGTCTTCCTCGCCTTCCCGTTCCTGTGGCTGGTCTCCACCGCCTTCAAGACGCCGCAGGAACTGGGCAGTCCCCATCCCACCTGGATCCCGAGGGATCCCACCCTGGCCAACTTCCGGCAGGCCTTCGACGAACAGCCGCTGCTGCGCGCCGCGGGCAACTCCCTGCTCGCCGCGCTCGGCGCCGCCCTGATCGCCGTACTGATCGCGACCCCGCTGGCGTACGTGATGGCCCGCCACCGCTCCCGCCTGACCAAGGCCGCGACGGGCTGGGTGGTCGTCAGCCAGGCCTTCCCGCTGGTCCTTGTGATCATCCCGCTGTTCCTGGTGCTGAAGCAGCTGCGGCTGATCAACTCCCTTTCGGGGCTGGTGATGGTGTACGTCGTGTGGGCGCTGCCGTTCGCGCTGTGGATGCTCGTCGGGTACGTCCGCGCGGTGCCCGCGGAGCTGGAGGAGGCGGCGGCGGTCGACGGGGCCGGGCGGCTGCGGACGCTGGTGTCGGTGACCGCGCCGCTGCTCGCGCCGGGGATCGTGGCGACGGGCCTGTTCGCGTTCATCACCGCGTGGAACGAGTTCTTCTTCGCGCTGGTGCTGCTGAAGACACCGGAGAAGCAGACCCTGCCGGTCGTCCTCACCCGCTTCATCGGCGCGGAGGGTGTCGCCGACCTCGGCCCGCTGGCCGCCGCCGCCTTCCTCGCCACCCTGCCCTCCCTGGTCGTCTTCGCGGTCATCCAACGGCGGATCACGGGCGGGATGCTCGCCGGGGCGGTGAAGAGCTGA
- a CDS encoding sugar ABC transporter substrate-binding protein: MRTGRFLALFAGLLLIAACTSEGGGADGRVTLRFQSLAWQQESVEVNRELVEEWNATHPDVKVEYVQGSWDSVHDQLLTSFEGGEAPDIIHDASDDLADFAYGGYLADLTGLLTERLKTDIPRRSWDTVTFGDGIYGVPFLQEPRVLVANATWLEEAGVRIPTPEHPWTWPEFRRITERLSGDGRYGVAWPLKEPVSATLNLSLSAGGQLFHRGADGKVTVRFEAADEVVPRTIHDQANTDDSASPTTLGSGGSDTLPGFFGGRYAMVPLGFSYRQQITQQAPEGFRWQVLPAPAGAGGLTQGVSPQTLSVAEDSPHKEEAAAFIDFLLRPANMVRLALGDWMLPTGTQALKDPALHTAKDGWATGTALAARLRPAPAQSVRGYPEWKDKVATPAFQEYYSGAIGLGELRERLEEDGNLVLARYQR, encoded by the coding sequence ATGCGCACCGGACGGTTCCTCGCACTGTTCGCGGGCCTGCTGCTCATCGCCGCGTGCACCTCGGAGGGCGGCGGCGCCGACGGCCGGGTCACCCTGCGCTTCCAGTCCCTCGCCTGGCAGCAGGAGTCCGTCGAGGTGAACCGGGAACTGGTCGAGGAGTGGAACGCGACCCACCCGGACGTCAAGGTCGAGTACGTGCAGGGCAGTTGGGACAGTGTCCACGACCAGCTGCTCACCTCCTTCGAGGGCGGTGAGGCGCCCGACATCATCCACGACGCCTCGGACGACCTCGCGGACTTCGCGTACGGCGGCTACCTGGCCGATCTGACCGGCCTGCTGACCGAGCGACTCAAGACCGACATTCCGCGCCGGAGTTGGGACACGGTGACCTTCGGGGACGGGATCTACGGCGTCCCGTTCCTCCAGGAACCGCGCGTCCTCGTCGCCAACGCGACCTGGCTGGAGGAGGCGGGCGTACGGATCCCCACCCCCGAACACCCCTGGACCTGGCCGGAGTTCCGGCGGATCACCGAACGGCTCAGCGGCGACGGCCGGTACGGCGTGGCCTGGCCGCTCAAGGAGCCCGTGTCCGCCACGCTCAACCTGTCCCTGTCGGCGGGCGGACAGCTCTTCCACCGGGGGGCGGACGGCAAGGTGACGGTCCGCTTCGAGGCCGCCGACGAGGTGGTGCCGCGCACCATCCACGACCAGGCCAACACCGACGACAGCGCCTCGCCGACCACCCTGGGCAGCGGCGGCTCGGACACCCTGCCCGGCTTCTTCGGCGGCAGGTACGCCATGGTCCCGCTCGGCTTCTCCTACCGTCAGCAGATCACCCAGCAGGCGCCCGAGGGCTTCAGGTGGCAGGTGCTGCCCGCCCCGGCCGGGGCCGGCGGGCTCACCCAGGGGGTCAGCCCGCAGACCCTGTCGGTCGCCGAGGACAGCCCGCACAAGGAGGAGGCCGCCGCGTTCATCGACTTCCTGCTCCGGCCCGCGAACATGGTGCGGCTCGCCCTCGGCGACTGGATGCTGCCCACCGGCACCCAGGCGCTGAAGGACCCCGCCCTGCACACCGCGAAGGACGGCTGGGCCACCGGCACCGCCCTCGCCGCGCGGCTGCGCCCGGCGCCCGCGCAGTCCGTGCGCGGCTACCCGGAGTGGAAGGACAAGGTCGCCACCCCCGCGTTCCAGGAGTACTACAGCGGCGCGATCGGCCTCGGCGAGCTGCGGGAACGGCTGGAGGAGGACGGCAACCTGGTGCTGGCCCGGTACCAGCGCTGA
- a CDS encoding DUF3152 domain-containing protein: MTEHRSASARSRRRRSGPAHGSGRRGGKGPLWGGLAALTVLGAVGLAAAEWTSSGAGGSHGDARTEPTVQAGTGPATSRPTHAAKPAPSASPRSPAPSGSPSASAPDIPSTGPGTFTAASGGSAKVGTGTPLRYRVEVEDGLDLSAADVARQVEAVLADRRGWTADGRSAFQRVSGGTADFVVRVATPGTVDEICGQYGLNTGGEVNCNVSDNVMVNLKRWLLATPVYAKDVPAYRALIINHEVGHFLGHGHVGCPGQGQPAPAMMQQIKGMNGCVPNVWPYDDRGRYVTGPAVP; this comes from the coding sequence ATGACCGAGCACCGATCAGCTTCCGCCCGCTCCCGCCGCCGCCGGAGCGGCCCCGCGCACGGCTCCGGGCGGCGCGGCGGGAAGGGACCGCTGTGGGGCGGGCTGGCCGCCCTGACCGTCCTCGGCGCCGTCGGCCTCGCGGCCGCGGAGTGGACGTCGTCCGGTGCCGGCGGGTCCCACGGCGACGCGCGCACCGAGCCCACGGTGCAGGCCGGCACCGGCCCCGCGACCTCCCGGCCGACGCACGCCGCCAAGCCCGCTCCCAGCGCGTCCCCCCGTTCCCCCGCCCCCTCCGGCAGCCCCAGCGCCTCCGCGCCCGACATTCCGTCGACCGGCCCGGGCACCTTCACCGCCGCGTCGGGCGGGAGCGCCAAGGTGGGGACGGGGACGCCCCTGCGCTACCGGGTCGAGGTGGAGGACGGTCTCGACCTGTCCGCCGCCGACGTCGCCCGGCAGGTGGAGGCCGTCCTGGCCGATCGGCGCGGCTGGACGGCGGACGGCCGCTCGGCCTTCCAGCGGGTGTCGGGCGGTACGGCCGACTTCGTGGTCCGGGTGGCCACCCCGGGGACCGTGGACGAGATCTGCGGGCAGTACGGCCTGAACACCGGCGGCGAGGTCAACTGCAACGTGTCCGACAACGTGATGGTCAACCTCAAACGCTGGCTGCTGGCGACCCCCGTCTACGCCAAGGACGTCCCGGCCTACCGCGCCCTGATCATCAACCACGAGGTCGGCCACTTCCTGGGCCACGGCCACGTCGGCTGCCCCGGCCAGGGACAGCCGGCCCCCGCGATGATGCAGCAGATCAAGGGGATGAACGGCTGCGTGCCCAACGTCTGGCCGTACGACGACAGGGGCCGGTACGTCACCGGTCCGGCCGTTCCCTGA
- a CDS encoding response regulator transcription factor: MPRVLLIEDDRAVREGVALALRRQGHEIAAVGTGEDGLERLRSFRPDVVVLDLMLPGMPGLDVCRGMRALDQTLPIIMATARGDDEDIVVGLEAGADDYVVKPVQARVLEARIRAVLRRAAGGAPAEGGIPKIDTYGELSIDRAGLSVARRGTPVPLAPSELRLLLTLSASPGQVFSRQQLLEAVWEHSYHGDARLVDACVKRLRAKMGEPPREPRYIQTVRGFGYRFVSR; the protein is encoded by the coding sequence ATGCCACGCGTTCTGCTGATCGAAGACGACCGTGCCGTGCGGGAGGGCGTCGCCCTCGCCCTGCGCCGCCAGGGCCACGAGATCGCCGCCGTCGGGACCGGGGAGGACGGTCTGGAGCGGCTGCGGTCCTTCCGGCCGGACGTCGTGGTGCTGGACCTGATGCTGCCCGGCATGCCCGGTCTGGACGTGTGCCGCGGGATGCGCGCCCTGGACCAGACCCTGCCGATCATCATGGCGACGGCGCGGGGCGACGACGAGGACATCGTCGTGGGCCTGGAGGCCGGAGCCGACGACTACGTGGTCAAGCCGGTGCAGGCCAGGGTGCTGGAGGCGCGCATCCGTGCCGTGCTGCGCCGGGCGGCGGGCGGGGCGCCCGCCGAGGGCGGCATACCGAAGATCGACACGTACGGGGAGTTGTCCATCGACCGGGCCGGCCTCTCGGTCGCCCGGCGGGGCACGCCGGTCCCGCTCGCGCCCTCCGAACTGCGGCTGCTGCTGACCCTGTCGGCGTCGCCGGGCCAGGTGTTCAGCCGGCAGCAACTCCTGGAGGCGGTCTGGGAGCACAGCTACCACGGGGACGCGCGCCTGGTGGACGCCTGCGTGAAACGGCTGCGCGCCAAGATGGGCGAGCCGCCGCGCGAGCCCCGTTACATCCAGACCGTGCGCGGCTTCGGCTACCGGTTCGTGTCGCGGTGA
- a CDS encoding ATP-binding protein, producing MRLVVAFALVAAVTAASTGALTFREARTGVLQQSQDTVIKLLRTHVDRLAPGLGFPPDEAGLGRFAADVAAAEPARTWRVLVTFGDLRATSAPDDPFEELTPALRAAVDSSMATVFQRVTSGDHTSLVVGMSVTFAVSGAEARQPSGVRVFLTVPQTTERSYVDALVTAAQRATVPALVLAVLLALLAARGVLRPVRALRDATRSIAEGRLDTRLAVDGADELADLSHTFNETAAALEESVAELRGMEARARRFAADVSHELRTPLAAMSAVTDVLDEDAARLDPDTATAVRLISEETVKLARLVDDLMEISRFDAGAAVLHLDEIDLAESARRTLAARAWTDLVDADLPPPDALRGRVDPRRLDVVVANLVGNALRHGARPVRLRLSDRQQPDGGRWAVIEVLDSGPGIPDRVLPHVFERFYKSDAARTRTEGSGLGLAITTENVRVHGGTVRAANRPEGGAVFTVELPLRRDEPGEGRS from the coding sequence ATGCGGTTGGTCGTGGCGTTCGCGCTCGTCGCCGCCGTGACCGCCGCCTCCACCGGCGCCCTCACCTTCCGCGAGGCGCGTACGGGCGTGCTCCAGCAGAGCCAGGACACCGTGATCAAGCTGCTGCGCACCCACGTCGACCGGCTCGCCCCCGGCCTGGGCTTCCCGCCGGACGAGGCGGGACTGGGGCGCTTCGCGGCCGACGTGGCCGCCGCCGAACCGGCCCGGACCTGGCGGGTGCTGGTCACCTTCGGCGACCTGCGCGCCACCTCGGCCCCCGACGACCCGTTCGAGGAGCTGACGCCGGCGCTGCGCGCGGCCGTGGACTCCAGCATGGCCACCGTGTTCCAGCGGGTGACCAGCGGCGACCACACCTCACTCGTCGTCGGCATGTCGGTCACGTTCGCCGTGTCCGGCGCCGAGGCCCGGCAGCCCTCGGGGGTCCGGGTCTTCCTGACGGTGCCACAGACCACGGAACGGTCCTACGTCGACGCCCTGGTCACCGCCGCCCAACGGGCCACCGTGCCCGCCCTGGTGCTGGCCGTGCTGCTCGCGCTGCTCGCCGCACGCGGGGTGCTGCGGCCGGTGCGGGCGCTGCGCGACGCCACCCGCAGCATCGCCGAGGGCCGGCTGGACACCCGGCTCGCCGTCGACGGGGCCGACGAACTCGCCGATCTGTCGCACACGTTCAACGAGACGGCCGCGGCGCTGGAGGAGTCGGTGGCGGAACTGCGCGGGATGGAGGCGCGGGCCCGCCGTTTCGCCGCGGACGTCTCGCACGAGCTGCGCACCCCGCTGGCCGCGATGTCGGCGGTCACCGACGTCCTCGACGAGGACGCCGCCCGCCTCGACCCGGACACCGCCACCGCGGTCCGCCTGATCAGCGAGGAGACGGTGAAGCTGGCCCGCCTGGTGGACGACCTGATGGAGATCTCCCGCTTCGACGCGGGCGCGGCGGTGCTGCACCTGGACGAGATCGACCTCGCCGAGTCCGCGCGGCGCACGCTCGCCGCCCGCGCCTGGACCGACCTGGTGGACGCCGACCTGCCGCCGCCCGACGCCCTGCGGGGACGCGTCGACCCGCGCCGCCTCGACGTCGTCGTCGCGAACCTGGTGGGCAACGCGCTGCGGCACGGTGCCCGGCCCGTCCGCCTGCGCCTGTCCGACCGTCAGCAGCCGGACGGCGGCCGGTGGGCGGTCATCGAGGTGCTGGACAGCGGACCCGGCATCCCCGACCGCGTGCTGCCCCATGTCTTCGAACGCTTCTACAAGTCGGACGCGGCCCGCACCCGGACCGAAGGCAGCGGCCTGGGCCTCGCGATCACCACGGAGAACGTACGGGTGCACGGCGGCACCGTCCGCGCGGCGAACCGGCCCGAGGGCGGTGCCGTGTTCACCGTGGAACTGCCGTTGCGCAGGGACGAGCCGGGGGAGGGCCGGTCATGA
- the mgt gene encoding macrolide-inactivating glycosyltransferase yields MTSRPAHIAMFSIAAHGHVNPSIEVIRELVARGHRVTYAIPPAFAEKVAETGAEVKVWNSTLPGPDADPAAWGTTLLDNVEPFLADAIQALPQLTEAYEGDRPDLVLHDITAYPAMVLAHRWDVPAISLSPNLVAWEGYEEEVAEPMWAEPRRTERGRAYYARFRAWLEENGITRHPDPFVGRPARSLVLIPKALQPNADRVDEDVYTFVGACQGDRAAQGDWRRPADAEKVVLVSLGSAFTRQPGFYRECVQAFGELPGWHLVLQIGRHVDPAELGDVPDNVEVRSWVPQLAILKQADLFVTHAGAGGSQEGLATATPMIAVPQAVDQFGNADMLQALGVARRLDTEQATAEALRDTALALVDDPEVARRLKGIQAQTAEEGGTRRAADLIEAALR; encoded by the coding sequence ATGACCAGTCGTCCCGCACACATCGCCATGTTCTCCATCGCGGCCCACGGCCACGTGAACCCGAGCATCGAGGTGATCCGCGAGCTCGTGGCGCGCGGGCACCGGGTCACCTACGCGATCCCGCCCGCGTTCGCCGAGAAGGTCGCCGAGACCGGTGCCGAGGTGAAGGTGTGGAACTCGACGCTGCCCGGACCCGACGCCGACCCCGCGGCCTGGGGCACCACCCTGCTGGACAACGTGGAGCCCTTCCTGGCCGACGCGATCCAGGCGCTGCCGCAGCTGACCGAGGCGTACGAGGGGGACCGGCCCGACCTCGTGCTGCACGACATCACCGCGTACCCGGCCATGGTCCTCGCCCACCGCTGGGACGTGCCCGCGATCTCCCTGTCCCCCAACCTCGTCGCCTGGGAGGGCTACGAGGAGGAGGTCGCCGAGCCGATGTGGGCGGAGCCGAGGCGGACCGAGCGCGGTCGGGCCTACTACGCCCGCTTCCGGGCCTGGCTGGAGGAGAACGGGATCACCCGGCACCCGGACCCGTTCGTGGGCCGGCCCGCCCGCTCCCTCGTCCTGATCCCCAAGGCGCTGCAACCGAACGCCGACCGGGTGGACGAGGACGTGTACACCTTCGTCGGCGCCTGCCAGGGCGACCGGGCCGCCCAGGGCGACTGGCGGCGGCCCGCCGACGCCGAGAAGGTGGTCCTGGTCTCGCTCGGGTCCGCCTTCACCAGGCAGCCGGGCTTCTACCGGGAGTGCGTCCAGGCGTTCGGCGAGCTGCCGGGCTGGCACCTGGTGCTGCAGATCGGCCGGCACGTCGACCCCGCCGAGCTGGGCGACGTACCGGACAACGTCGAAGTGCGCTCCTGGGTGCCACAGTTGGCGATCCTGAAGCAGGCCGACCTGTTCGTCACGCACGCCGGAGCGGGCGGCAGCCAGGAGGGCCTGGCCACGGCCACGCCGATGATCGCCGTACCGCAGGCCGTCGACCAGTTCGGCAACGCCGACATGCTCCAGGCCCTCGGGGTCGCCCGCCGCCTCGACACGGAGCAGGCCACCGCCGAGGCGCTGCGGGACACCGCCCTCGCGCTCGTCGACGACCCCGAGGTCGCCCGCCGGCTCAAGGGCATCCAGGCGCAGACGGCCGAGGAGGGCGGCACCCGGCGCGCGGCCGACCTGATCGAGGCGGCGCTGCGGTGA
- a CDS encoding MMPL family transporter: MGNGDTRVRGLAARAGGWSAQHRWAAVGIWVLFVVLAMGLGSAAGRVDVKDSDQLKGETHTAARIIEDAGIDEPASESVLIQARDGDVKATDAEFRAAVAAVVDAVEGTGEVTGVTSPYDTDTISKDGRSALVQFDMRGESDTAGERIEPVLKAVEGVQEEHGSVRIEEIGGASMMKTFDDAFGDDFKKAEYSAVPVALGILLIAFGALVAALLPVLLAVTAIMATMGLMGIVSHVMPMSETANSVMLLVGLAVGVDYCLFYLRREREEREAGRDPQTALRIAAATSGRAIVVSGVTVCVAMAGMLFTGLAEFEAMGLASLMVVAVAMVGSVTVLPALLSLLGGRVEKGRIPFLRRRRRNGGSDDSRFWTAVLKGVLAKPVLSVVVAAGALLAIAAPAVGMKTQNLTLDQEFGDSLPIVQTYNRVNEAFPGGSEPAEVVVHADDINAPEVQDALAAFKTQAVASGASRGPVEIKLHDRQNIAFVYVPLVGGSDLDKAGASLDKLRDEVRPATLGEVDGVEAPITGQVAGSQDFNDQLAGAVVPVFAFVVVFAFALMLLSFRSLTIAITSIVLNLLSVGAAYGILVGVFQHGWGASLVGAEGVGAIITWLPLFLFVILFGLSMDYHVFVVSRIREARLRGRTTNDAIQHGVVTTAGVVTSAAVIMVAVFAIFGTLSMQSMKQMGVGLAAAVLIDATIIRGVLLPAVMALLGERNWYLPKWLHRLPDLTHDEAPQAVVRPAVRDDEGERLGV, translated from the coding sequence CACCGATGGGCTGCCGTCGGGATCTGGGTGCTGTTCGTCGTCCTGGCGATGGGGCTCGGTTCGGCGGCCGGCCGGGTCGACGTCAAGGACAGCGATCAGCTGAAGGGCGAGACTCACACCGCCGCCCGGATCATCGAGGACGCCGGGATCGACGAACCGGCCAGTGAGTCGGTGCTGATCCAGGCCAGGGACGGTGACGTCAAGGCCACGGACGCCGAGTTCCGCGCCGCCGTCGCCGCGGTCGTCGACGCCGTCGAGGGGACCGGCGAGGTCACGGGCGTCACCTCGCCGTACGACACGGACACCATCTCCAAGGACGGGCGCAGCGCGCTGGTGCAGTTCGACATGCGTGGCGAGTCGGACACCGCGGGCGAGCGGATCGAGCCGGTGCTGAAGGCCGTCGAGGGGGTGCAGGAGGAGCACGGGTCGGTGCGGATCGAGGAGATCGGCGGCGCCAGCATGATGAAGACGTTCGACGACGCGTTCGGGGACGACTTCAAGAAGGCCGAGTACTCCGCGGTGCCGGTGGCCCTCGGCATCCTGCTCATCGCCTTCGGCGCGCTGGTCGCGGCGCTGCTGCCGGTGCTGCTGGCCGTCACCGCGATCATGGCGACGATGGGCCTGATGGGCATCGTCAGCCATGTGATGCCGATGAGCGAGACCGCCAACTCCGTGATGCTGCTGGTCGGTCTGGCCGTCGGTGTCGACTACTGCCTGTTCTACCTGCGCCGTGAGCGCGAGGAGCGCGAGGCGGGCCGGGACCCGCAGACCGCTCTGCGGATCGCCGCCGCGACCAGTGGCCGCGCGATCGTGGTCTCCGGTGTCACGGTGTGCGTGGCGATGGCGGGCATGCTGTTCACCGGGCTCGCCGAGTTCGAGGCGATGGGCCTGGCCTCGCTGATGGTCGTGGCGGTCGCCATGGTCGGGTCGGTGACGGTCCTGCCGGCGCTGCTGTCCCTGCTGGGCGGGCGGGTCGAGAAGGGCCGTATCCCGTTCCTGCGCCGGCGTCGCCGCAACGGCGGCAGCGATGACAGCCGGTTCTGGACGGCCGTCCTGAAGGGTGTGCTCGCCAAGCCCGTGCTCTCCGTCGTGGTGGCGGCCGGCGCGCTGCTGGCGATCGCGGCGCCCGCGGTCGGCATGAAGACGCAGAACCTCACCCTGGACCAGGAGTTCGGTGACTCGCTGCCCATCGTGCAGACCTACAACCGGGTCAACGAGGCCTTCCCGGGCGGCTCCGAGCCGGCCGAGGTGGTGGTCCACGCGGACGACATCAACGCGCCCGAGGTGCAGGACGCCCTGGCCGCCTTCAAGACGCAGGCGGTGGCCTCCGGTGCCTCGCGCGGCCCGGTCGAGATCAAGCTGCACGACCGGCAGAACATCGCCTTCGTGTACGTCCCGCTGGTCGGCGGCTCGGATCTGGACAAGGCGGGCGCGAGTCTGGACAAGCTGCGAGACGAGGTGCGTCCGGCCACCCTCGGCGAGGTGGACGGTGTCGAGGCGCCCATCACCGGTCAGGTCGCCGGGTCGCAGGACTTCAACGACCAGCTGGCCGGAGCCGTCGTCCCGGTGTTCGCGTTCGTGGTGGTCTTCGCCTTCGCGCTGATGCTGCTGTCGTTCCGCTCGCTGACGATCGCGATCACCTCGATCGTGCTCAACCTGCTGTCCGTGGGCGCGGCCTACGGCATCCTCGTCGGCGTCTTCCAGCACGGCTGGGGGGCGTCGCTGGTGGGCGCGGAGGGGGTCGGCGCGATCATCACCTGGCTGCCGCTGTTCCTCTTCGTGATCCTGTTCGGCCTGTCGATGGACTACCACGTGTTCGTGGTCTCGCGGATCCGTGAGGCGCGGCTGCGCGGCCGGACGACGAACGACGCCATCCAGCACGGGGTGGTCACCACGGCCGGAGTCGTCACGAGCGCCGCCGTCATCATGGTCGCCGTGTTCGCGATCTTCGGCACGCTGTCCATGCAGTCCATGAAGCAGATGGGCGTCGGTCTCGCGGCCGCCGTGCTGATCGACGCGACGATCATCCGGGGCGTGCTGCTCCCGGCGGTGATGGCGCTGCTCGGCGAGCGCAACTGGTACCTGCCGAAGTGGCTGCACCGGCTGCCGGACCTCACCCACGACGAGGCCCCGCAGGCCGTGGTCAGGCCCGCGGTGCGGGACGACGAGGGGGAGCGGCTGGGGGTCTGA